TTGTGGAACTGGTTCGCCACTTCCAGGCAGGCAGGCTATGAGCCACGCTATAACGACACCTCCCTTGACCGCGGCGCTTACCTTGTTGAAAGCCTTGCCCATTGCGGCGCCTGCCATACACCGCGCAATCTTATTTTCAGACAAAAGGGGCTTGACGCGACAAGCACAGATTTTCTCACCGGCAGCACCTTAAATGGCTGGTATGCGCCGGATCTGCGTGGAGAAAATTCAGCCGTCGCGACATGGGGCAAGGAAGAGCTGCGCTCTTATCTGACAACCGGCCGGAACAGCCAGTCGGCTGTCATTGGTCCCATGCGGCTGGTTGTGGGAGAATCGCTGCAATATGCAAAAAATGAAGATATGGAAGCGATTCTCGCTTATCTCACCCATATTGCCGCAAAAAAGCCGCCGGTTGCCGCACCCAATGCCGCTGCCCCGCAGAAGCAGCAAACGCAGATCCCGGCCCTGGCGCCGACAACAGCCCTGCTCAGCCGCGCAACACCGACCAATATGCCGCTGGGCGCCCGGATTTATCTCGACAATTGCAACGCCTGCCATATGGTTGACGGCAAGGGGGCGGCAGGTATTTTCCCTGCACTGGACGGGGCACGCCTCGTCACCGCAGACGACCCGTCCGGCCTGATTGAAATTATCCTTGGCGGCGCGCGTATGCCGTCAACAGAACACCGCCCGGCAGACATTGCCATGCCTGCTTTTGGCTGGCGCTTAAGTGACGCGGAAGTAGCGGAACTGGTCAATTTCCTGCGCAGCAGCTGGGGCAACACCACCGCTTCATCCGTCAGCGCCGGTGCGGTGGCGAAAATCCGCGCCAATCCCTTGAAGGATTAACACCATATAGGATATAAACCGGATGATCCCGTAACAGAGGAAAAACAGACGTGCTTGTTATCCGGTCCTGGCTTTTTGCCATTGCATTTTTTGTTATCACCCTCGTTGAAATGGTGCTTTTCGCCCCGTTTTACTTTCTCCTGCCCCATAAACAAGCATGGATTGTGCCACGTCTGTGGGCACGCAGTGTGCTGTTTGCCCAGCGGATCATTGCCGGAACACACTATCATGTAGAAGGGTTGAAAAATCTGCCCGAAGGTGCCTGCATTGTCGCCGCCAAGCATCAATCACGCTGGGAAACGCTGGCGCTGGTGCTGTTTATTGCCGACCCGACGATTATTCTCAAACGTGAACTGATGTGGATTCCCGGCTTTGGCTGGTATCTTGCCAAAATGGGCATGGTGCCGATCAATCGCGGTTCACCGATTAAAGCGCTGAAAGCCATCATTACTGCGGCGCGCAAGCGCGTGGCACAAGGGCGGCAGATCTTGATTTTTCCCGAAGGCACGCGGCAGATTGTCGGTGCAGAGCCCGATTACAAACCCGGCATTGTGCCAATTTATACAGAACTGAAACTGCCTGTTGTGCCG
This is a stretch of genomic DNA from Candidatus Tokpelaia hoelldoblerii. It encodes these proteins:
- a CDS encoding Cytochrome C oxidase, cbb3-type, subunit III (bhsal17040), producing MLRFLLKLFVFLLVIIAIAVLAIIFVPIKRSGPTSQLPENYRVAEGQGEYVARMADCAACHTAPNGAAYAGGREVASPFGTIYASNITPAQNGIAGWTLDDFRAALQDGVRPDGMLLYPAMPYENYRKLREEDIVALYDYFMHDVQPVDEAVKKTGLTFPFNQRWGIRLWNWFATSRQAGYEPRYNDTSLDRGAYLVESLAHCGACHTPRNLIFRQKGLDATSTDFLTGSTLNGWYAPDLRGENSAVATWGKEELRSYLTTGRNSQSAVIGPMRLVVGESLQYAKNEDMEAILAYLTHIAAKKPPVAAPNAAAPQKQQTQIPALAPTTALLSRATPTNMPLGARIYLDNCNACHMVDGKGAAGIFPALDGARLVTADDPSGLIEIILGGARMPSTEHRPADIAMPAFGWRLSDAEVAELVNFLRSSWGNTTASSVSAGAVAKIRANPLKD
- the plsC gene encoding 1-acyl-sn-glycerol-3-phosphate acyltransferase (bhsal17050) gives rise to the protein MLVIRSWLFAIAFFVITLVEMVLFAPFYFLLPHKQAWIVPRLWARSVLFAQRIIAGTHYHVEGLKNLPEGACIVAAKHQSRWETLALVLFIADPTIILKRELMWIPGFGWYLAKMGMVPINRGSPIKALKAIITAARKRVAQGRQILIFPEGTRQIVGAEPDYKPGIVPIYTELKLPVVPVAHNAGLYWPPNNFRRYPGTIHCRFLPVIKPGLERKAFMKRLEHDIETASDELLLAAAKGKNPPVMPQKAVEKLKSLGFEWKGKTRP